In Chryseobacterium gleum, a single genomic region encodes these proteins:
- a CDS encoding metallophosphoesterase family protein, with amino-acid sequence MKLAFISDIHANLPALLTVMGDIKKHKPDDIYCLGDLVNFAGWDNEVIEAVRYYGITCLQGNHDEGIAYKKSSFPFSFKTEAEKKFGYESIKLVNETITSDNRSFLLSLPFMLQIQFRFPFQQIKVAMVHGSTLSNTEYIKEDCYEEYLLEMMDSVEADILLMGHTHIPYHKSIFCEEANRKIYRHAINVGSVGKPKHGDNKSCYTLLEIDHNSDLSSPDTVKVSFHYVDYDVQKTIAHIHEIGLSNAYDDFLKM; translated from the coding sequence ATGAAATTAGCATTTATCAGCGATATACACGCAAATCTTCCGGCTTTGTTAACGGTAATGGGAGATATAAAAAAACATAAACCGGACGATATTTACTGCCTTGGGGATCTGGTCAACTTTGCAGGATGGGATAATGAGGTCATTGAAGCAGTGCGCTACTACGGAATCACCTGTCTCCAGGGAAATCATGATGAGGGAATAGCCTACAAAAAATCTTCCTTCCCTTTTTCATTTAAAACAGAAGCCGAAAAAAAGTTTGGTTATGAATCAATCAAACTGGTGAATGAAACCATTACTTCGGATAACAGAAGCTTTCTTCTGAGCCTCCCTTTTATGTTGCAGATACAGTTCCGCTTCCCTTTTCAGCAGATAAAAGTCGCGATGGTACACGGCAGTACACTTTCCAATACAGAATATATCAAAGAAGATTGTTATGAAGAATATCTATTGGAAATGATGGATAGCGTTGAAGCAGATATTTTACTGATGGGACATACCCATATTCCCTATCATAAAAGTATATTCTGCGAAGAGGCTAACCGAAAAATTTACAGGCATGCAATTAATGTAGGCTCTGTGGGCAAACCAAAACACGGAGATAATAAATCTTGCTATACGTTATTGGAAATAGACCACAACTCGGATCTATCATCACCTGATACAGTAAAGGTTAGTTTTCATTATGTAGATTATGATGTTCAAAAAACCATCGCTCACATCCATGAAATTGGACTATCTAATGCTTATGATGATTTCCTGAAAATGTAA
- a CDS encoding universal stress protein, producing MNFSKILIAVDDSAYGMKAARIGFELAHQISASIAIVFVIDAVKELPNPDLGINEGQQHAILLQEAENTIQQYIELYDGVDKVFRFTPEGEPHKEILNVAEQWKAELIVMGTHGRTGLTRLLMGSVADYVLKHAKIPVLITPREMTN from the coding sequence ATGAATTTCAGTAAAATACTCATTGCCGTTGATGACAGTGCCTACGGCATGAAAGCTGCGCGTATCGGCTTTGAACTGGCACACCAGATTTCAGCATCAATCGCAATTGTTTTTGTCATTGATGCTGTAAAAGAACTGCCCAACCCCGATCTTGGTATTAATGAAGGGCAGCAGCATGCCATCTTATTACAGGAAGCAGAGAATACTATTCAGCAATACATAGAATTATATGATGGAGTTGATAAAGTATTTCGTTTTACCCCCGAAGGAGAACCTCATAAGGAAATACTGAATGTCGCTGAACAATGGAAAGCTGAACTTATTGTTATGGGAACTCACGGACGTACTGGTTTAACCAGACTTTTAATGGGATCGGTAGCAGACTATGTTCTAAAACATGCTAAAATACCGGTTTTGATTACGCCGCGTGAAATGACAAATTAA
- the crcB gene encoding fluoride efflux transporter CrcB translates to MLKAILIIWIGSGIGGVFRYLVQDLVARHFHITFPLGTFLINVVGCFLIGIFFGLTEKFSWMTAEWRWFLITGICGGFTTFSSFSYDSISLLRQGDYLYCALYLIFSVGLGLLATYLGTLTIK, encoded by the coding sequence ATGCTAAAAGCGATACTCATAATTTGGATAGGAAGCGGGATCGGCGGTGTATTCCGCTATCTCGTTCAGGATCTTGTTGCCAGACATTTTCACATCACTTTTCCGCTCGGAACATTTCTGATCAATGTCGTGGGATGTTTTTTGATCGGGATATTCTTTGGACTGACTGAAAAATTCAGCTGGATGACTGCGGAATGGAGATGGTTTTTGATTACCGGGATATGCGGTGGTTTTACAACATTTTCAAGTTTTTCTTATGACAGTATCAGTCTGCTGAGACAGGGAGATTATCTCTATTGTGCACTCTATCTGATCTTCAGTGTCGGCTTAGGGCTTTTAGCTACTTACTTGGGAACACTAACAATTAAATGA
- a CDS encoding DUF190 domain-containing protein gives MKEIIKKSLGKLKIYIEPSHKVKDSEASFFRKMFPKSAYLHIVSDAKKDGILNASVYQTHSGFSREGKVQRYQLEGNNTNLAICIELIDEREKLENFFLKHHVLLKDKIIIYKEVEFWET, from the coding sequence ATGAAAGAGATCATAAAAAAATCACTGGGAAAACTCAAGATCTACATAGAGCCCTCCCATAAGGTAAAAGATAGCGAAGCTTCATTTTTTAGAAAAATGTTTCCAAAATCAGCGTATCTTCATATTGTCTCTGACGCTAAAAAAGATGGTATCCTGAATGCATCTGTTTACCAGACGCATTCGGGATTTTCCCGCGAGGGAAAAGTCCAGCGCTACCAGCTTGAAGGAAACAATACGAACCTGGCTATATGTATCGAGCTCATCGACGAAAGGGAAAAACTGGAAAACTTCTTTTTAAAGCATCATGTCCTGCTAAAGGATAAGATCATTATCTACAAAGAAGTCGAATTCTGGGAAACATAA
- a CDS encoding voltage-gated chloride channel family protein: protein MMRMEHVSIFRQLVRWSVIVIPISVAIGSIVAFFLWILNLAIHYRFDHTYLLYLLPVAGLLIHFLYQSVGKSSEKGNNLIMDEIHQPGGGVPKRMAPIVLFATVITHLFGGSAGREGTAVQIGGSIAQMFGKWFRLNQRDTGIVLTAGIAAGFGAVFGTPLTGAIFALEVLAIGKIKYDALLPCLIAGTVGDITVSAWKIHHTHYHIDAIPPMDQSFWLSQYIPFDLLLLGKIIIASIAFGLASFIFAEMAHRIKNVMVASVSKKWLIPVIGGCVIILLTFINGKPDYLSLGVDPEYQGAVTIQSAFHAGGSDPWSWLWKTVYTTVTLGTGFKGGEVTPLFYIGATLGNTLSDLMNAPVGLFAALGFIAVFSGATNTPLACTLMGIELFGGEYTLYYAIACFTAYFFSGHSGIYSAQRIEVPKIFDSYFSSDGSLSEAGKRREHFLKHHISRYRKMIKRK, encoded by the coding sequence ATGATGAGAATGGAACATGTCAGCATATTTCGGCAGCTGGTTCGGTGGAGTGTCATTGTAATTCCTATTTCGGTTGCTATAGGTAGTATCGTAGCCTTTTTTCTATGGATATTGAACCTCGCTATCCATTATAGGTTTGACCATACTTATCTGCTATATCTTTTGCCAGTGGCAGGACTATTGATTCATTTCCTTTACCAATCTGTCGGTAAATCCTCAGAGAAAGGAAATAACCTGATTATGGATGAAATACATCAGCCGGGAGGTGGAGTACCCAAAAGAATGGCTCCCATTGTCCTTTTCGCTACCGTCATAACACATCTTTTTGGCGGATCAGCGGGACGTGAAGGGACAGCGGTGCAGATTGGTGGAAGTATTGCCCAGATGTTCGGAAAATGGTTCCGTCTCAATCAGCGCGATACCGGAATTGTATTGACAGCAGGTATAGCTGCCGGTTTTGGTGCTGTTTTTGGAACACCGCTGACCGGAGCCATTTTTGCACTGGAAGTATTGGCTATCGGAAAAATAAAATACGATGCCCTCCTGCCCTGTCTTATTGCCGGGACTGTCGGTGATATCACTGTATCCGCATGGAAAATCCACCATACCCATTATCATATAGATGCGATACCTCCTATGGATCAGTCATTCTGGCTTTCACAGTATATCCCATTTGATCTGCTGCTGCTCGGAAAGATTATCATTGCATCAATTGCATTTGGGCTTGCCAGTTTTATTTTTGCTGAAATGGCACATCGTATCAAAAATGTCATGGTTGCCTCCGTTTCAAAAAAATGGCTTATTCCTGTTATAGGTGGATGCGTGATCATTTTACTGACTTTCATTAACGGTAAGCCTGATTATCTCAGCCTGGGAGTAGACCCCGAATATCAGGGGGCGGTTACAATCCAATCTGCATTTCATGCGGGAGGTTCAGATCCATGGAGCTGGCTCTGGAAAACGGTCTACACGACTGTCACTTTAGGAACCGGTTTCAAAGGCGGTGAAGTCACCCCGCTATTTTATATCGGTGCAACGCTGGGTAACACACTTTCTGATCTGATGAACGCGCCGGTAGGACTTTTTGCGGCACTTGGATTTATCGCTGTATTTTCCGGTGCGACCAATACGCCGCTTGCCTGTACGCTGATGGGGATAGAACTCTTTGGTGGCGAGTATACACTTTACTATGCAATAGCCTGCTTTACCGCCTATTTCTTTAGTGGCCATTCAGGAATCTACAGCGCCCAAAGAATTGAAGTGCCCAAAATATTTGATTCCTATTTTTCTTCCGATGGATCGCTATCCGAGGCCGGAAAAAGAAGGGAACATTTCCTGAAACACCATATCAGCAGATATAGGAAGATGATCAAAAGAAAATAA
- a CDS encoding inorganic diphosphatase, whose product MIGTQHPWHDLSPGENLPFEVTAVIEIPAGSRTKYELDKPSGLIKVDRVLFSSIHYPANYGLIPHTYYTDHDPLDILVICTENLVPLTIVQSRVIGMMEMIDGGVQDNKIIAVASHDISLKHIENIEDLPPHTLHEIKNFFEDYKKLENKKVEVLGFSNRESAYNCINDSLISYTTEIVPQLKSK is encoded by the coding sequence ATGATAGGAACACAACATCCATGGCACGATCTTTCTCCGGGAGAAAATCTGCCATTTGAAGTGACGGCGGTAATAGAAATACCGGCTGGAAGCAGGACTAAATATGAATTGGATAAGCCCTCCGGCCTGATTAAAGTAGACAGGGTTCTATTTTCCTCCATCCATTATCCTGCAAACTATGGACTGATTCCCCATACCTATTACACCGATCATGATCCACTGGATATACTGGTTATCTGTACCGAAAATCTGGTCCCTCTGACAATCGTACAGTCAAGGGTCATCGGGATGATGGAAATGATCGATGGCGGTGTTCAGGACAATAAGATCATCGCAGTAGCTTCACATGATATTTCATTGAAACACATCGAAAATATAGAAGATCTTCCACCTCATACCTTACATGAGATCAAGAATTTCTTTGAAGATTATAAAAAGTTGGAAAATAAAAAGGTTGAAGTATTGGGGTTCAGCAACCGTGAATCTGCTTATAACTGTATCAATGACAGTCTGATCTCCTATACCACGGAAATTGTACCTCAGCTAAAAAGTAAATAA
- the eno gene encoding phosphopyruvate hydratase, with product MTITKIISREVLDSRGNPTVESELWLDNGQGKAICPSGASTGEKEAVELRDGDPSRYGGKGVLNAVSNVNNIIAAALKGKRFSSQEEFDRFLIDLDGTAEKSNLGANAILSVSMAFARASAKQQEIPLYSYLNSSGNLVLPVPCMNVINGGKHADNNIDFQEFMIAPHNAPSFREAIRMGEETFHTLKSILNKKGYFTGVGDEGGFAPNLRSNEEAIEVILEAIHAAGYKPGQDISICLDPATSEMWQDGKYCFFKSTKELVSSEQLLNTWKQWLQKYPIISLEDGMGENDWDGWKSMTEELGQHTELIGDDILCTNPKILQKAIDEKVANSILIKPNQIGTVWETLNTVQLAYQNNYGCFISHRSGETEDTFIADLAVAKGAGKLKTGSGCRSERVSKFNRLLRIEDELGTESQFAGIAAFKNNNI from the coding sequence ATGACGATAACTAAAATCATTTCCAGAGAAGTATTGGACTCCAGAGGAAATCCAACAGTAGAATCTGAACTTTGGCTAGATAACGGCCAGGGCAAAGCAATTTGTCCCTCAGGCGCAAGCACCGGAGAGAAAGAAGCGGTTGAATTACGGGATGGTGATCCCTCCAGGTATGGTGGTAAAGGTGTACTGAATGCGGTATCGAATGTAAATAATATCATTGCCGCCGCCCTAAAAGGTAAGCGTTTTTCCAGTCAGGAAGAATTCGATAGATTCCTGATTGACCTTGATGGCACAGCTGAAAAGTCAAATCTCGGTGCCAACGCGATACTTTCGGTTTCCATGGCTTTTGCCCGGGCATCCGCAAAGCAGCAGGAAATTCCATTATACAGCTATCTTAATAGCAGTGGTAATCTGGTCCTTCCGGTTCCTTGTATGAATGTGATCAATGGTGGGAAGCACGCAGACAATAATATCGATTTCCAGGAATTTATGATTGCCCCGCACAATGCGCCATCTTTTAGGGAAGCTATCCGAATGGGCGAAGAAACTTTTCATACATTAAAAAGTATTCTCAATAAAAAGGGATATTTTACAGGTGTGGGCGACGAAGGAGGATTCGCTCCCAATCTCAGATCCAATGAAGAAGCCATAGAAGTTATTCTTGAAGCCATCCACGCTGCAGGGTATAAACCGGGACAGGATATATCGATCTGTCTTGATCCCGCAACAAGTGAAATGTGGCAGGATGGCAAATACTGCTTTTTCAAATCTACTAAAGAGCTCGTTTCCTCAGAACAGCTTTTAAATACTTGGAAACAGTGGCTTCAAAAATATCCGATTATCTCGCTGGAAGATGGCATGGGTGAAAATGACTGGGACGGCTGGAAATCCATGACCGAAGAACTTGGGCAACATACGGAACTTATCGGCGACGATATCCTGTGCACCAATCCCAAGATCCTTCAAAAAGCAATTGATGAGAAGGTCGCAAATTCGATCCTGATCAAGCCCAATCAGATAGGTACAGTCTGGGAAACCTTAAATACGGTACAGCTTGCCTACCAGAACAATTACGGATGCTTTATCTCTCATCGCAGCGGTGAAACCGAAGATACTTTTATTGCGGATCTGGCCGTAGCAAAAGGCGCAGGAAAGCTAAAAACAGGAAGTGGCTGCCGCTCAGAACGGGTCTCCAAATTCAACAGATTGCTCAGAATAGAGGATGAACTAGGCACTGAATCACAATTTGCAGGCATAGCGGCTTTTAAAAATAATAACATATAA
- a CDS encoding universal stress protein gives MELISKILIAVDGSASSEKIVEYGYNMARQIHARVGILMVEDSDINLADTLVEYVNSLNKDQQPVESDFLYRMKSMFAKGTPTELFLVKGPVRDVIFDTATAWGAQIIVAGIHHQTGISRFFVSSTADDLLHSTNIPIILVPLSKTEQ, from the coding sequence ATGGAACTTATCTCTAAAATTTTAATTGCCGTCGACGGTTCGGCCTCTTCGGAAAAAATTGTTGAATACGGTTACAACATGGCCAGGCAGATCCATGCCCGGGTAGGCATACTCATGGTGGAAGACAGCGATATTAACCTAGCGGACACTTTGGTTGAATACGTCAACAGCCTAAATAAGGATCAACAGCCTGTCGAAAGCGATTTTCTTTACAGAATGAAAAGCATGTTTGCTAAAGGCACACCTACAGAACTTTTTTTGGTAAAGGGTCCAGTAAGGGATGTCATTTTCGATACCGCGACTGCATGGGGAGCTCAGATCATCGTAGCCGGAATACATCACCAAACAGGTATTAGTCGCTTTTTTGTTAGTAGCACCGCGGACGATCTCCTGCACAGCACAAATATTCCGATAATTTTGGTACCCCTTTCAAAAACAGAACAATAG
- a CDS encoding universal stress protein, which produces MEPLTKILIIADETPFSEKVIQYGYLVANQMQARVGLLLVDDSKLHPIDTVMPYETIYGDNTFMHAKHFLESMREKYALGIDTKIFVVEGEIKETVISTSLQWNAQLIVAGTHARRGISKFFMGSISEGILHETTIPMLIVPVNKME; this is translated from the coding sequence ATGGAACCTTTGACAAAAATATTGATCATAGCGGATGAAACCCCATTTTCGGAGAAAGTGATCCAGTACGGTTATCTAGTGGCTAACCAGATGCAGGCAAGAGTAGGCCTGCTGCTCGTCGATGATTCCAAACTTCATCCAATTGATACTGTGATGCCCTATGAAACAATTTATGGGGACAATACCTTTATGCATGCAAAACATTTTCTGGAAAGCATGCGGGAAAAATATGCACTCGGTATAGATACGAAAATCTTTGTGGTAGAGGGAGAAATAAAGGAAACTGTCATTTCAACATCACTCCAGTGGAATGCGCAATTGATCGTAGCAGGAACACATGCTCGCAGGGGAATCAGTAAATTTTTTATGGGGAGCATTTCAGAGGGAATCCTTCATGAAACAACGATTCCCATGTTGATAGTACCCGTAAATAAAATGGAATAA
- a CDS encoding MutS-related protein, whose amino-acid sequence MVNRTANTLAQANDHLTDFFTLIRDELAFYLGCINLHDRLKNLKMPVGFPEPVPTHQESFNVTGLYDPCLALTAGHQLVGNDISGDKKLLFIITGVNRGGKSTFLRSVGIAQLMMQSGIFVAATKFKSNPAGHIATHFKKEEDRSMNSGKFDEELHRMNEIVRHLKKGDFVLFNESFAATNEKEGSDVATQIVSALQLSNIKVFFVTHLYDFAFSYYQNKTDSILFLQASREKDTQIGKLTEGFPLPTSFAEDLYNKIFE is encoded by the coding sequence ATGGTCAACCGTACCGCAAACACACTTGCACAGGCCAATGACCATCTCACTGATTTTTTCACCCTGATACGGGATGAGCTGGCTTTTTATTTAGGGTGCATTAATCTTCATGACAGGTTAAAGAATCTAAAAATGCCGGTCGGATTCCCTGAACCTGTACCTACACACCAGGAATCATTTAATGTCACTGGACTATACGATCCATGCCTTGCTCTTACAGCCGGACATCAGCTGGTTGGAAATGATATCTCCGGTGATAAAAAACTGCTCTTTATTATTACGGGAGTAAACAGGGGCGGCAAATCAACATTTTTAAGAAGTGTAGGTATTGCCCAATTGATGATGCAAAGTGGAATTTTTGTTGCCGCCACAAAATTTAAGAGTAATCCTGCAGGACACATCGCCACTCATTTTAAAAAAGAAGAAGACAGGTCAATGAACAGCGGAAAATTTGACGAAGAGCTTCATAGGATGAATGAAATTGTCCGTCATTTGAAGAAAGGAGACTTTGTTCTTTTCAATGAATCTTTCGCTGCAACCAATGAAAAAGAAGGATCGGATGTCGCCACGCAGATTGTTTCTGCCCTTCAGCTCAGTAATATTAAAGTCTTTTTTGTCACGCATCTCTACGATTTCGCATTTAGTTATTATCAGAATAAAACAGACAGTATATTGTTCCTTCAGGCATCTAGAGAAAAAGATACACAGATTGGTAAACTTACCGAAGGATTTCCACTGCCAACAAGCTTTGCAGAAGATCTCTATAATAAAATATTCGAGTAA
- a CDS encoding MutS-related protein — protein sequence MYFKSLLYRSGETPASKTSPLMPQFMIDLNIDQIISEVIRGKEEYELRPIFSNWPLNRDTITYRQQIMQEIDTPELYEILLDFSAAMRDMRMMLKNAIKCRYEFQKERLFMDSVYAYCTIVQTLYEKLGTLKLQSEGFSAFFQYLSKYVGSSEFIAGREMIEELFSEIGKIRYDLMVEGLLVRVLPYRSQDDYDKETRTLFSRFLSGNNKNYLEKFPVSVHMNDVEAQILKGVATLYPAVFDKIVLFYLNNQDFQDEIIQDFDRDVHFYLSYLEYFKKIEVNGSPFCYPEITPVQADIFAFDTFDTALASHLVALEKKPVLNNFSLSGKERIIFVSGPNQGGKTTFARTFGQVHYFGNLGLPVAGSNAKILHCDNILTHFEKSEDIQLQQSKLENDLNRIHAIIQRASTRSIIILNEIFSSTTLLDSKFLSSKIIEQVEKIGSYCVWVTFIEELSAATKTSISMSATVNPESPDAERTFKIIKKDPDGKAYARSLAERYGLSFNQLLKRIAS from the coding sequence ATGTATTTTAAAAGCTTATTGTACAGGTCTGGGGAAACTCCTGCTTCCAAAACCAGTCCCCTAATGCCCCAATTTATGATCGATCTGAATATAGACCAGATTATCAGTGAGGTAATCCGCGGCAAGGAAGAATATGAACTTCGACCAATTTTCTCCAATTGGCCATTGAACCGTGATACCATAACCTACCGGCAGCAGATCATGCAGGAAATAGACACTCCTGAACTATATGAAATATTACTGGACTTTTCCGCTGCAATGCGGGACATGCGCATGATGCTGAAAAATGCAATAAAGTGTCGTTATGAATTCCAGAAGGAAAGATTGTTCATGGATTCCGTATATGCCTATTGCACCATCGTACAGACCCTTTACGAAAAATTGGGGACACTGAAGCTTCAAAGCGAAGGATTCAGCGCTTTTTTTCAGTACCTATCCAAATATGTAGGTTCCTCTGAGTTTATAGCCGGCCGCGAAATGATCGAAGAGCTGTTTTCAGAAATAGGGAAAATCAGATACGATCTCATGGTTGAGGGTCTGCTAGTCAGGGTACTTCCCTACAGATCACAGGATGATTACGATAAAGAAACCAGAACGCTTTTTTCCAGGTTTTTAAGTGGTAATAATAAAAACTACCTTGAAAAATTTCCGGTTTCCGTCCATATGAATGATGTGGAGGCTCAGATCCTCAAAGGAGTTGCCACACTATATCCTGCTGTCTTTGATAAGATCGTACTTTTTTATCTTAATAATCAGGATTTCCAAGATGAGATTATTCAGGATTTTGACAGGGATGTCCATTTCTACCTTTCTTATTTAGAATATTTTAAAAAAATTGAAGTTAATGGCTCCCCTTTCTGTTATCCGGAAATTACACCGGTACAGGCTGATATCTTTGCCTTTGATACGTTCGATACCGCACTGGCTTCACATCTTGTTGCCCTTGAAAAAAAACCTGTACTCAACAATTTTTCTCTTTCCGGCAAAGAGCGGATCATATTTGTATCAGGCCCTAACCAGGGAGGTAAAACCACTTTTGCAAGAACTTTTGGCCAAGTCCATTACTTTGGCAATCTTGGGCTTCCAGTTGCCGGAAGCAACGCAAAAATACTCCATTGTGACAACATCCTAACTCATTTTGAAAAATCAGAGGATATCCAGCTGCAACAGAGCAAACTTGAAAATGATCTCAACAGGATACATGCAATTATACAGCGAGCATCTACCCGGAGCATCATCATTCTTAATGAAATATTCTCTTCCACAACACTCCTTGACAGTAAGTTCCTTTCTTCAAAGATTATAGAGCAAGTAGAAAAGATTGGGTCGTACTGCGTTTGGGTAACGTTTATTGAAGAGCTTTCTGCAGCCACAAAAACCTCAATAAGTATGTCAGCAACGGTTAACCCGGAAAGTCCGGATGCCGAGAGAACCTTTAAGATCATTAAAAAAGATCCTGATGGAAAAGCATATGCACGATCACTGGCAGAACGTTACGGACTATCTTTTAACCAGCTCTTAAAACGCATTGCCTCATGA